One genomic window of Terriglobia bacterium includes the following:
- a CDS encoding SUF system Fe-S cluster assembly regulator — MFRLNKLTDYGIVLMAHVARSPEDLPHTARSLSKASRIPLPTVGKLLRQLSERGLLSSHRGVKGGYNLARKPEAISVSDIVLALEGPIGFTECSVVAGLCNMERSCAIKINSQIIGDALRDALDQVMLADLNHEMAPHQRRSKSKSKFVSIESAGVTEGVR; from the coding sequence ATGTTCAGACTCAACAAGCTTACCGATTACGGCATCGTGTTAATGGCCCACGTGGCGCGCAGCCCGGAAGATCTGCCGCACACCGCGCGCAGCCTGTCTAAGGCCTCGCGGATCCCGCTGCCCACGGTCGGCAAGCTGCTGCGGCAGCTTTCTGAGCGCGGACTGCTGAGCTCGCATCGCGGGGTCAAAGGCGGCTACAACCTGGCCCGTAAGCCCGAAGCTATCTCCGTGTCAGACATTGTTCTGGCCCTGGAAGGGCCCATCGGATTCACCGAGTGCAGCGTGGTGGCCGGCCTGTGCAACATGGAACGCTCCTGCGCCATCAAGATCAATTCCCAGATTATCGGGGACGCGCTGCGTGACGCGCTCGACCAGGTGATGCTGGCCGACCTGAACCATGAAATGGCGCCGCACCAGCGCCGCAGCAAAAGCAAGAGCAAGTTTGTTTCGATTGAATCCGCGGGTGTCACAGAGGGAGTGCGATGA
- a CDS encoding SDR family NAD(P)-dependent oxidoreductase, whose protein sequence is MNPQFSNKVALVTGGTGGLGRAVTLALLHEGASVIATYIKKEEADALRDAVGANAHLELLPLDATDETAARNLVDGITARHGRLDFLVNTIGGYAGGKSLWETEPKTYQLMMNLNANAGYTLARVVAPAMLKQKSGAIVNIAAKAAYDHWAGGSAYAASKAAALALLDCLAQDLKGTGVRANSILPVIIDTEPNRKSMPNADFSKWPKPEEIARVILFLLSDDAKVVHGAAVPVYGQS, encoded by the coding sequence ATGAACCCCCAATTCTCCAACAAAGTAGCGTTAGTCACCGGCGGTACCGGCGGCCTGGGACGCGCGGTCACGCTGGCGTTGCTGCATGAAGGCGCCTCGGTGATCGCTACCTATATAAAGAAGGAAGAAGCTGACGCCCTGCGGGACGCCGTGGGCGCCAACGCGCATCTGGAGCTCCTTCCGCTCGACGCCACCGACGAGACCGCCGCGCGCAACCTGGTAGATGGCATCACAGCGCGCCACGGACGCCTGGACTTTCTGGTGAACACCATCGGCGGCTACGCCGGCGGAAAATCCCTATGGGAGACTGAGCCCAAGACCTATCAGCTGATGATGAACCTGAACGCCAACGCCGGATACACACTGGCCCGCGTGGTGGCGCCGGCGATGCTGAAGCAGAAGAGCGGGGCGATTGTGAACATCGCGGCCAAGGCGGCCTACGACCACTGGGCGGGCGGATCAGCCTACGCGGCGTCCAAGGCGGCGGCGCTGGCGCTGCTGGATTGCCTGGCGCAGGACCTGAAGGGCACCGGCGTTCGCGCGAATTCCATTCTGCCCGTTATCATTGATACCGAACCCAATCGCAAATCCATGCCCAACGCCGATTTCTCCAAATGGCCCAAGCCGGAAGAGATCGCGCGTGTGATTCTGTTTCTCTTGAGCGACGACGCCAAAGTCGTACACGGAGCGGCGGTCCCGGTTTACGGTCAAAGCTGA
- the sufB gene encoding Fe-S cluster assembly protein SufB: MSTTDQIKDIAKQEYKWGFITDVDEDRLPPGLNEDVVRAISAKKEEPEFMTEWRLKSYRYWATQETSHAEPEWANVKYPPIDYQGLSYYSAPKQKKQLSSLEEVDPEILKTYAKLGIPLHEQKLLAGVAVDAVFDSVSVATTFKAKLSELGIIFCSFSEAVKNHPDLVKKYLGTVVPYTDNFFAALNSAVFSDGSFVYVPKGVRCPMELSTYFRINAQNTGQFERTLIVADEGAYVSYLEGCTAPVRDENQLHAAVVELIAHDNATIKYSTVQNWYPGDKEGKGGIYNFVTKRGKCLGKNSKISWTQVETGSAITWKYPSCILQGDNSVGEFYSVALTNNYQQADTGTKMIHIGKNTTSTIVSKGISAGHGQNTYRGMVKILKGATGARNYTQCDSLLIGDKCGAHTFPYIEVKNSTARMEHEASTSKIGEDQIFYLQQRGISKEEAVAMIINGFCKTVFRELPMEFAVEAQKLLSISLEGSVG, encoded by the coding sequence ATGAGCACAACAGACCAGATCAAAGACATAGCCAAGCAGGAATACAAATGGGGCTTCATCACGGACGTGGATGAAGACCGCCTGCCGCCGGGGCTGAATGAAGACGTTGTCCGCGCCATCTCCGCCAAGAAAGAAGAGCCGGAGTTCATGACCGAGTGGCGGCTGAAGTCGTATCGCTATTGGGCCACGCAGGAAACCTCGCACGCTGAGCCCGAGTGGGCCAACGTGAAGTATCCGCCCATTGATTATCAGGGGCTGTCTTATTACTCCGCGCCCAAGCAGAAAAAGCAACTCTCCAGCCTGGAGGAAGTTGATCCCGAAATCCTGAAGACCTACGCCAAGCTGGGCATTCCTCTGCACGAGCAGAAGTTGCTGGCCGGCGTCGCCGTGGACGCGGTATTTGACAGCGTTTCGGTGGCCACCACGTTCAAGGCCAAACTCTCGGAACTGGGCATCATCTTTTGTTCGTTCTCTGAAGCTGTGAAGAACCATCCGGACCTGGTTAAGAAGTACCTGGGCACCGTGGTCCCGTACACTGACAACTTTTTCGCCGCGCTGAACTCCGCCGTTTTCAGTGACGGCTCGTTCGTTTACGTGCCCAAGGGCGTTCGCTGCCCCATGGAGTTGTCCACGTATTTCCGCATCAACGCGCAGAACACCGGACAGTTTGAGCGCACCCTGATCGTCGCCGACGAGGGCGCTTACGTCAGCTACCTGGAAGGCTGCACCGCCCCGGTGCGCGACGAAAATCAGCTCCACGCGGCCGTGGTCGAGCTGATTGCGCATGACAACGCCACCATCAAGTACTCCACGGTGCAGAACTGGTATCCCGGCGACAAGGAAGGCAAAGGCGGGATCTACAACTTTGTCACCAAGCGCGGTAAATGCCTCGGCAAGAATTCCAAAATCTCCTGGACGCAGGTGGAAACCGGATCAGCCATCACCTGGAAATACCCCAGTTGCATCCTGCAGGGCGATAACTCGGTGGGCGAGTTTTACTCCGTGGCGCTGACCAACAACTACCAGCAGGCCGATACAGGCACAAAGATGATCCACATCGGCAAGAACACCACCAGCACTATCGTGTCCAAGGGCATCTCCGCCGGGCACGGGCAGAATACCTATCGCGGCATGGTGAAGATCCTGAAGGGCGCCACCGGCGCGCGCAATTACACGCAATGCGATTCGCTGCTAATCGGCGACAAATGCGGCGCGCACACTTTCCCGTATATCGAAGTCAAGAACTCCACCGCGCGCATGGAGCATGAAGCGTCCACGTCGAAGATCGGTGAAGACCAGATTTTTTACCTGCAGCAGCGCGGCATATCCAAAGAAGAAGCGGTGGCCATGATTATCAACGGCTTCTGCAAGACCGTCTTCCGCGAATTGCCCATGGAATTTGCCGTGGAAGCGCAGAAGTTATTGAGCATCAGCCTTGAGGGGAGCGTCGGATAA
- the sufC gene encoding Fe-S cluster assembly ATPase SufC: MSLVEIKNLHASVNGNEILKGINLTVNAGEVHSIMGPNGSGKSTLAGVLARRESYAVTQGSVTFNGKDLLEMKPEDAACEGLFLAFQYPVEIPGISNAYFLRAALNAIRKSRGQEELDAMDFLPLLREKMRLLEMDEKFLNRPVNEGFSGGEKKRNEIVQMAVLEPKLCVLDETDSGLDIDALKIVAKGVNAMRNKDRAMIVVTHYQRLLNYIVPDYVHVLVNGKIVKSGGPELALELEEKGYSWTEAEPAGARR, translated from the coding sequence ATGAGTCTTGTCGAAATCAAAAACCTGCATGCCAGCGTGAATGGCAATGAAATCCTCAAGGGGATCAACCTCACCGTCAATGCCGGTGAAGTGCACTCCATCATGGGTCCCAACGGCTCCGGCAAGAGCACGCTGGCCGGCGTTCTGGCCCGGCGTGAGAGTTATGCCGTCACCCAGGGCTCGGTTACGTTTAACGGCAAAGATCTCTTGGAGATGAAGCCGGAAGACGCTGCCTGCGAAGGCCTGTTTCTGGCGTTCCAGTATCCGGTGGAGATTCCCGGTATCAGCAACGCTTACTTCTTGCGCGCCGCGCTGAACGCAATTCGCAAATCGCGCGGCCAGGAAGAGCTGGACGCCATGGACTTCCTGCCTTTGCTCCGCGAAAAGATGCGCCTGCTGGAGATGGACGAAAAGTTCCTGAACCGTCCGGTGAACGAAGGCTTTTCCGGCGGCGAAAAGAAGCGCAATGAGATCGTGCAGATGGCCGTGCTGGAACCGAAACTCTGCGTGCTGGATGAAACCGATTCCGGCCTGGACATTGACGCCCTCAAGATCGTGGCCAAGGGCGTGAACGCCATGCGCAACAAAGACCGCGCAATGATCGTGGTCACGCACTACCAGCGGTTGCTGAATTACATTGTGCCGGATTACGTCCACGTTTTGGTGAACGGCAAAATCGTTAAATCCGGCGGGCCGGAACTGGCGCTGGAACTGGAAGAGAAGGGCTATAGCTGGACGGAAGCTGAGCCGGCCGGCGCGCGCCGCTAA